A genomic stretch from Halogranum gelatinilyticum includes:
- a CDS encoding M28 family peptidase — MDDTDAHDSGDTQHGDAALGRAWLDDTPWELLSDLTAIGNRMGGSDGERRAADLVADAFRDAGLDDVHLHEFDTNRWTRGSASLDLLEPDERAFETIALPYCPPGEVEGELVDVGHGTPAEVDEADVDGKIAVASTTTPSGGRFVHRMEKFGHAVEAGALGFVFVNHVAGQLPPTGALRFDEEADAIAVGVSKETGAWLTDYADRGGRVRLSVDARTDPATSQNVLGSVGAASGEDDAGADGDLLLLAHYDAHDIAEGALDNGCGIAVVVAAARLLAQLDLDRRVRVAAVGCEETGLVGSEALADRLALDDVAAVVNVDGAGRFRDLVAMTHTSESTADVARTVADETGQPIRVEPEPHPFSDQWPFVRRGVPSLQLHSDSGERGRGWAHTTADTRDKVDPRNLREHAMLTALLVRELAARDPARLDTDALAAAFRDADFERGMRAADLWPTAW; from the coding sequence ATGGACGACACCGACGCACACGACTCCGGCGACACGCAGCACGGCGACGCCGCTCTCGGCCGCGCGTGGCTCGACGACACCCCGTGGGAGCTTCTCTCCGATCTCACCGCCATCGGCAACCGGATGGGCGGCAGCGACGGCGAACGCCGCGCCGCCGACCTCGTCGCCGACGCCTTCCGCGACGCCGGACTCGACGACGTCCATCTCCACGAGTTCGACACGAACCGCTGGACCCGCGGCTCTGCCTCCCTCGACCTGCTCGAACCCGACGAGCGTGCCTTCGAGACCATCGCCCTGCCGTACTGTCCGCCCGGCGAGGTCGAGGGCGAACTGGTCGACGTCGGCCACGGGACGCCCGCGGAGGTCGACGAGGCCGACGTCGACGGCAAGATAGCCGTCGCCAGCACGACCACCCCCTCCGGCGGCCGGTTCGTCCACCGGATGGAGAAGTTCGGCCACGCCGTCGAGGCCGGAGCACTGGGCTTCGTCTTCGTCAACCACGTCGCCGGACAGCTGCCGCCGACGGGCGCGCTCCGGTTCGACGAGGAGGCCGACGCCATCGCGGTCGGCGTGTCCAAAGAGACGGGCGCGTGGCTGACCGACTACGCCGACCGCGGCGGCCGCGTCCGGCTCTCGGTCGACGCCCGGACCGACCCGGCGACGAGTCAGAACGTCCTCGGGAGCGTCGGTGCCGCGTCAGGGGAGGATGACGCCGGAGCCGACGGCGACCTGCTGCTGCTCGCGCACTACGACGCCCACGACATCGCGGAAGGCGCGCTCGACAACGGCTGTGGCATCGCGGTCGTCGTCGCGGCCGCCCGGCTGCTCGCCCAGTTGGACCTCGACCGTCGCGTCCGCGTGGCGGCCGTCGGCTGCGAGGAGACCGGTCTCGTCGGCTCGGAGGCCCTTGCCGACCGCCTCGCGCTCGACGACGTCGCCGCCGTCGTCAACGTCGACGGCGCGGGACGGTTCCGCGACCTCGTCGCGATGACTCATACCTCGGAGTCGACGGCCGACGTCGCCCGGACGGTCGCCGACGAGACAGGCCAGCCGATCCGCGTCGAGCCGGAGCCACATCCCTTCAGCGACCAGTGGCCCTTCGTCCGGCGCGGTGTTCCGTCACTGCAACTCCACAGCGATAGCGGCGAGCGCGGCCGCGGCTGGGCACACACGACGGCCGACACCCGCGACAAAGTGGACCCCAGAAACCTCCGCGAACACGCAATGCTGACGGCACTGTTAGTCCGTGAACTCGCAGCACGCGACCCGGCACGGCTCGACACCGACGCGTTGGCGGCGGCGTTCCGCGACGCCGACTTCGAGCGCGGGATGCGGGCGGCCGACCTCTGGCCGACGGCCTGGTGA
- the pepF gene encoding oligoendopeptidase F produces the protein MSSVPERSDIDEEYKWDLESIYADDEEWEAAFEDVEERVDDIRAYEGRVTEDAETLLEALELEEAVIRDVSKVSSYAQLRSSEDTRNQEYQALSARAQSLASKAQSAASFIEPEIQQTLDESDVAAFVDDEPALAEYQHYFDDVLRMKPHTRSAEVEELLAELSEVTGAPSDIYSMLSNADMTFPTVENPEGEDVEISQGNFTKLLKHPNREFRQTVHEEFYEEWADVRNAVGSSLKNSVKTDVKLARARNYETAREAALDDPNVPVEVYDNLLNTVRDNLGYLHRHADLKRQAIDADELQMWDLYMSLTGDEGPEIPYEQAKEYIVEAVAPLGEDYQERVAEGLENRWVDVYENRGKRSGAYSAGTYDTQPFIMMNYQDDITSMFTLAHELGHSLHSELSKEAQPWQYSGYEIFVAEVASTVNETLLTHYLLENVEDDELRTHVLDEYLERVRSTLYRQTMFADFEQQIHEVAEDGGALTPDTFDELYGNLKAEFYEPAVVDDAIRREWMRIPHFYYSYYVYQYSTGISAAVSIVERIREEGDDAAADYLDALEMGGAAYPMEILETAGVDMASPEPIEEALAVYGDYLERMADLLDLD, from the coding sequence ATGAGTTCGGTTCCCGAGCGGAGCGACATCGACGAGGAGTACAAGTGGGATCTCGAGAGCATCTACGCCGACGACGAGGAGTGGGAGGCAGCCTTCGAGGACGTCGAAGAGCGCGTCGACGACATCCGTGCCTACGAGGGGCGCGTCACCGAGGACGCCGAGACGCTGCTGGAGGCACTCGAACTGGAGGAGGCGGTCATCCGCGACGTCTCGAAGGTCTCGTCGTACGCCCAACTCCGGAGCAGCGAGGACACGCGAAATCAGGAGTATCAGGCACTCTCCGCCCGCGCGCAGTCGCTGGCCTCGAAGGCCCAGAGTGCGGCGAGCTTCATCGAACCCGAGATTCAGCAGACCCTCGACGAGTCGGACGTCGCCGCGTTCGTCGACGACGAACCCGCGCTCGCGGAGTACCAGCACTACTTCGACGACGTGCTCCGGATGAAGCCCCACACCCGCTCGGCGGAGGTCGAGGAACTGCTCGCCGAACTGTCGGAAGTGACGGGCGCGCCGAGCGACATCTACTCGATGTTGTCGAACGCGGACATGACGTTCCCGACGGTCGAGAACCCCGAGGGCGAGGACGTCGAAATCTCGCAGGGCAACTTCACGAAGCTGCTGAAGCATCCGAACCGTGAGTTCCGCCAGACCGTCCACGAGGAGTTCTACGAGGAGTGGGCCGACGTCAGAAACGCGGTCGGCAGTTCGTTGAAAAACAGCGTGAAGACGGACGTCAAACTCGCTCGTGCCCGGAACTACGAGACGGCCCGCGAGGCAGCACTCGACGACCCGAACGTCCCGGTCGAGGTCTACGACAACCTGCTCAACACCGTCCGCGACAACCTCGGCTACCTCCACCGTCACGCCGACCTGAAGCGGCAGGCCATCGACGCCGACGAACTGCAGATGTGGGATCTCTATATGTCGCTGACGGGCGACGAAGGGCCCGAAATCCCGTACGAGCAGGCCAAGGAGTACATCGTCGAGGCCGTCGCGCCGCTCGGCGAGGACTACCAAGAGCGCGTCGCGGAGGGCCTGGAGAACCGCTGGGTCGACGTCTACGAGAACCGCGGCAAGCGCTCGGGTGCCTACTCCGCGGGGACCTACGACACCCAGCCGTTCATCATGATGAACTACCAGGACGACATCACCTCGATGTTTACCCTAGCTCACGAGTTGGGCCACTCGCTGCACTCGGAGCTGTCGAAGGAGGCCCAGCCGTGGCAGTATTCGGGCTACGAGATCTTCGTCGCCGAGGTCGCCTCGACGGTCAACGAGACGCTCCTGACGCACTATCTCTTGGAGAACGTCGAAGACGACGAACTCCGGACGCACGTGCTCGACGAGTATCTCGAGCGCGTCCGGTCGACGCTCTACCGCCAGACGATGTTCGCCGACTTCGAGCAGCAGATCCACGAGGTCGCCGAGGACGGCGGCGCGCTGACGCCCGACACGTTCGACGAACTCTACGGCAACCTGAAAGCTGAGTTCTACGAGCCCGCCGTCGTCGACGACGCCATCCGCCGCGAGTGGATGCGCATCCCGCACTTCTACTACTCCTACTACGTCTACCAGTACTCGACGGGTATCAGCGCGGCCGTCTCCATCGTGGAGCGCATCCGCGAAGAGGGCGACGACGCCGCCGCCGACTATCTGGACGCACTGGAGATGGGTGGGGCGGCCTACCCGATGGAGATTCTGGAGACCGCCGGCGTCGACATGGCCTCGCCGGAACCCATCGAGGAGGCACTGGCCGTCTACGGCGACTACCTCGAACGGATGGCCGACCTGCTCGACCTCGACTGA
- the pan2 gene encoding proteasome-activating nucleotidase Pan2, translated as MSRSPSLPERPRLDLDPDMSDAERLDAMRKHYARILQVNDELDDRLDSAETRRDDLQEEVDQLKRRNDVLKSSSLYIASIEEVTDDGVVIKQHGNNQEVLTEVSPALEGDLEPGDRVAINDSFAVQTLLDTETDARAQAMEVDTSPTVTYDDIGGIDEQVREVREAVEDPLVNPEQFETVGVEPPAGVLLYGPPGTGKTMLAKAVANETDATFIKMAGSELVRKFIGEGSRLVRDLFELAAEREPAVIFIDEIDAVASKRTDSKTSGDAEVQRTMMQLLSEMDGFEDRGDIRIIAATNRFDMLDEAILRPGRFDRLIEVPKPAVEGREQILRIHTRNMNVADDVDLTALAEELDDYSGADIASLSTEAGMFAIRDERTEIRREDFEQARERMALEDETDSDAKARSYQY; from the coding sequence ATGTCACGTAGCCCGTCCCTTCCGGAGCGACCACGGCTCGACCTCGACCCGGATATGTCGGACGCCGAGCGACTGGACGCGATGCGCAAGCACTACGCCCGCATCCTCCAGGTCAACGACGAACTCGACGACCGCCTCGACAGCGCGGAGACACGTCGCGACGACCTCCAGGAGGAGGTCGACCAGCTCAAGCGGCGCAACGACGTCCTCAAGAGTTCCTCGCTCTACATCGCGAGCATCGAGGAGGTCACCGACGACGGCGTCGTCATCAAACAACACGGCAACAACCAGGAGGTTCTGACCGAGGTCTCGCCCGCGCTGGAGGGCGACCTCGAACCGGGCGACCGCGTCGCCATCAACGACTCCTTCGCCGTCCAGACGCTGCTCGACACCGAGACCGACGCCCGCGCACAGGCGATGGAGGTCGACACGTCGCCGACCGTCACCTACGACGACATCGGCGGCATCGACGAGCAGGTCCGGGAGGTCCGCGAGGCCGTCGAGGACCCGCTCGTCAACCCCGAGCAGTTCGAGACCGTCGGCGTCGAGCCGCCGGCCGGCGTCCTGCTCTACGGCCCGCCGGGCACCGGGAAGACGATGCTCGCGAAGGCCGTCGCCAACGAGACCGACGCGACGTTCATCAAGATGGCCGGCTCCGAACTCGTCCGGAAGTTCATCGGCGAAGGCTCGCGGCTGGTCCGTGACCTCTTCGAACTCGCCGCCGAGCGCGAACCCGCCGTCATCTTCATCGACGAGATCGACGCCGTCGCCTCCAAGCGGACGGACTCGAAGACCTCCGGCGACGCCGAGGTCCAGCGGACGATGATGCAGCTGCTCTCGGAGATGGACGGCTTCGAGGACCGTGGCGACATCCGCATCATCGCGGCGACCAACCGCTTCGATATGCTCGACGAGGCCATCCTCCGCCCCGGCCGCTTCGACCGCCTCATCGAGGTGCCGAAGCCCGCCGTCGAGGGCCGCGAGCAGATCCTCCGCATCCACACCCGCAACATGAACGTCGCCGACGACGTCGACCTCACGGCACTCGCCGAGGAACTCGACGACTACAGCGGTGCCGACATCGCCTCGCTGTCGACGGAGGCGGGGATGTTCGCCATCCGCGACGAGCGGACCGAGATCCGTCGCGAGGACTTCGAACAGGCGCGGGAGCGGATGGCACTCGAAGACGAGACCGACTCGGACGCGAAGGCGCGAAGCTACCAGTACTGA
- a CDS encoding PadR family transcriptional regulator translates to MRKSGPPKGLISYLVLELLEEKPCYGYEILKEIQDLSGGHWEPSYGSVYPILYKFEDKGWTERVEREDEPDRKYFAITDAGREELAEKRSDCGTKAREFADVILGFYHVYVAFATDDRFGVDCPDDDWCFDETFSSWIVEQTIRHHERDFGPFERVDDTPEEFSERNGLDLDG, encoded by the coding sequence ATGCGGAAGAGTGGCCCACCGAAAGGACTGATCTCGTATCTCGTCCTCGAACTCCTGGAGGAGAAGCCGTGCTACGGCTACGAGATTCTCAAGGAGATTCAGGACCTCAGCGGCGGCCACTGGGAACCCTCCTACGGCTCCGTCTACCCCATCCTCTACAAGTTCGAGGACAAGGGCTGGACCGAACGCGTCGAACGCGAGGACGAACCCGACCGGAAGTACTTCGCCATCACCGACGCTGGCAGGGAGGAGCTGGCCGAGAAACGCAGCGACTGCGGGACGAAAGCCCGCGAGTTCGCCGACGTCATCCTCGGCTTCTACCACGTCTACGTCGCCTTCGCCACCGACGACCGGTTCGGCGTCGACTGCCCCGACGACGACTGGTGTTTCGACGAGACGTTCAGCTCGTGGATCGTCGAACAGACCATCCGCCACCACGAGCGGGACTTCGGTCCCTTCGAGCGCGTCGACGACACGCCCGAAGAGTTCTCCGAGCGAAACGGTCTCGACCTCGACGGCTGA
- a CDS encoding heme-binding protein, translating into MPTAPQTDEGWYVLHDFRSVDWDAWRDAPERARQRATDEGIAYLEDHEAVADADEGASAVFSVLGHKADLLVVHFRPTLDALSAAERRFEGTALAGFTEQTTSYVSVTEVSGYVSDDWFDGNKDDIDEGLRRYIEGKLKPDIPDDGYVSFYPMSKRRGEEYNWYDLSFDERAELMAGHGDTGREYAGKIKQVIASSVGFDDHEWGVTLFSDDPAHIKDIVYEMRFDEASSRYGEFGQFYVGRRFPPSDLGAYLDGQPVPTSEHESHHGHSDAAGHPHGESEGHDSHAHAHGDEGDHGHDDAAGHPHGGGEDDEESIRGELEELNIYAGKPHGEDVYATVLYSEADSEELFDEVNGLRKNFDHYGTHVKTAVYEANGRDRAAVVSIWETASAADTAAGFLSELPGIVERAGEESGFGTMGMFYTVKPDYREDFVEKFGTVGGVLADIDGHHDTDLMVNVEDENDMFIASQWRSKEDAMGFFRSDAFRDTVSWGRDVLADRPRHVFLA; encoded by the coding sequence ATGCCGACGGCACCACAGACCGACGAAGGGTGGTACGTGCTGCACGACTTCCGCAGCGTCGACTGGGACGCCTGGCGCGACGCTCCCGAGCGCGCGCGACAGCGAGCCACCGACGAGGGGATCGCCTACCTCGAAGACCACGAAGCCGTCGCCGACGCCGACGAGGGTGCCTCCGCCGTCTTCTCCGTGCTCGGCCACAAGGCCGACCTGCTGGTCGTCCACTTCCGGCCGACGCTCGACGCGCTCTCGGCGGCCGAGCGACGCTTCGAGGGCACTGCGCTCGCAGGCTTCACCGAGCAGACGACCTCCTACGTCTCCGTCACAGAAGTCTCGGGCTACGTCTCCGACGACTGGTTCGACGGCAACAAAGACGACATCGACGAGGGACTGCGCCGCTACATCGAGGGGAAACTGAAGCCCGACATCCCGGACGACGGCTACGTCTCGTTCTACCCGATGAGCAAGCGTCGCGGCGAGGAGTACAACTGGTACGACCTCTCGTTCGACGAGCGCGCCGAACTGATGGCGGGCCACGGCGACACGGGCCGGGAGTACGCCGGCAAGATCAAGCAGGTCATCGCCTCCTCCGTCGGCTTCGACGACCACGAGTGGGGCGTGACGCTCTTCTCCGACGACCCCGCGCACATCAAGGACATCGTCTACGAGATGCGCTTCGACGAGGCCTCCTCGCGCTACGGCGAGTTCGGCCAGTTCTACGTCGGCCGCCGCTTCCCGCCCTCGGACCTCGGAGCCTACCTCGACGGCCAGCCGGTGCCGACGAGCGAGCACGAGAGCCACCACGGCCACAGTGACGCCGCGGGCCACCCCCACGGCGAGAGCGAGGGCCACGACAGCCACGCCCACGCCCACGGCGACGAGGGCGACCACGGCCACGACGACGCGGCGGGACACCCCCACGGTGGCGGCGAGGACGACGAGGAGAGCATCCGCGGCGAACTGGAGGAGCTCAACATCTACGCGGGCAAGCCCCACGGCGAGGACGTGTATGCGACCGTCCTCTACTCGGAGGCCGACTCCGAGGAGCTGTTCGACGAGGTCAACGGCCTGCGGAAGAACTTCGACCACTACGGCACGCACGTCAAGACCGCCGTCTACGAGGCCAACGGGCGCGACCGCGCGGCTGTCGTGAGCATCTGGGAGACCGCGAGCGCGGCCGACACCGCCGCGGGCTTCCTCTCGGAGCTGCCGGGCATCGTCGAGCGCGCCGGCGAGGAGTCCGGCTTCGGGACGATGGGGATGTTCTACACCGTCAAGCCCGATTACCGGGAGGACTTCGTCGAGAAGTTCGGGACCGTCGGCGGCGTCCTCGCGGACATCGACGGTCACCACGACACGGACCTGATGGTCAACGTGGAGGACGAGAACGATATGTTCATCGCGAGCCAGTGGCGGTCGAAGGAGGACGCGATGGGCTTCTTCCGCTCGGACGCCTTCCGCGACACGGTGTCGTGGGGTCGCGACGTGCTGGCGGACCGGCCGCGACACGTCTTCCTGGCCTGA
- a CDS encoding outer membrane protein assembly factor BamB family protein yields MPSHELHYTRRTALALLGTTLSSVGLVQASQETTTPSAANATTTDAPETSDAATMSAPPAPAPTGSHPMFGVDTTRTGYAPEESGPGEPVSPWWCIGVDGSRLTPMTLVDGRLYVGSPGGGLRALDPTTGETVWETRFETYPNAPTVAGDRLFTSDGTAVYALGVESGRELWSKRFGAQLWTSVLVADGGPGDPTLFVVRDEIRESDGDSDAEREPDSPRLFALDGADGAVRWDAPLEHGPLYGSLAARDGAVYGGGKFGLAAFDAATGERQWHADIGRATNPAVGDGSVFVGTDAATVHALDPNDGSEQWAVELPNAGSEERQVEVRTSPAVADGTVYVAVTDGNLYALDGETGRQQWTFDGGTWLDVSPTVAGAGTDATVYVGSRQGNVFAVDAADGSLGWSYQLTGPVETSPVVVDGTVFVGDEEGRVHALVGESVAVETEGCRVAERTPTPQPSSEDSDNDGVPDRQDYAPRDSSVQRRSDLTTADEEEPGFFAGVGVGTAVAAFGAGTGWWLGQRGDGE; encoded by the coding sequence GTGCCCTCCCACGAGTTACACTATACCCGCCGGACAGCCCTCGCTCTCCTCGGAACGACGCTGAGCAGTGTCGGTCTCGTGCAGGCGAGCCAAGAGACGACGACACCGTCGGCGGCGAACGCCACGACGACAGACGCACCGGAGACCAGCGACGCCGCGACGATGTCGGCACCACCCGCACCAGCCCCGACCGGAAGCCATCCGATGTTTGGCGTCGATACCACCCGGACCGGCTACGCGCCCGAGGAGTCCGGGCCGGGTGAGCCAGTGTCGCCGTGGTGGTGCATCGGGGTCGACGGGAGCCGACTCACGCCGATGACACTGGTCGACGGACGGCTCTACGTCGGCAGTCCGGGTGGCGGTCTCCGCGCACTCGACCCGACGACCGGCGAGACGGTGTGGGAAACGCGGTTCGAGACCTATCCGAACGCACCGACCGTCGCCGGCGACCGCCTGTTCACGAGCGACGGGACCGCCGTCTACGCACTCGGGGTCGAGAGTGGCAGGGAACTCTGGTCGAAGCGGTTCGGCGCACAGCTCTGGACATCCGTCCTCGTGGCCGACGGTGGCCCCGGCGACCCGACGCTGTTCGTCGTGAGAGACGAGATTCGCGAATCGGACGGCGACAGCGACGCCGAGCGGGAGCCGGACAGTCCCCGACTGTTCGCACTCGACGGGGCGGACGGTGCGGTTCGGTGGGACGCTCCGCTCGAACACGGACCGCTGTACGGCTCGCTCGCCGCCCGCGACGGTGCCGTCTACGGCGGTGGTAAGTTCGGGCTCGCTGCGTTCGACGCGGCCACCGGGGAACGACAGTGGCACGCGGACATCGGTCGGGCGACGAATCCTGCGGTCGGCGACGGCTCCGTCTTCGTCGGGACCGACGCCGCGACCGTCCACGCACTCGACCCGAACGATGGGAGCGAGCAGTGGGCGGTCGAGCTCCCGAACGCCGGGAGCGAGGAGCGACAGGTCGAGGTGCGTACCTCGCCGGCCGTCGCCGACGGGACCGTCTACGTCGCCGTGACCGACGGGAACCTGTACGCACTGGACGGAGAGACAGGAAGGCAGCAGTGGACCTTCGACGGCGGGACGTGGCTCGACGTCTCGCCGACGGTCGCCGGTGCAGGAACCGACGCGACCGTCTACGTCGGCAGCCGGCAGGGCAACGTCTTCGCCGTCGACGCGGCCGACGGCTCGCTCGGCTGGTCGTATCAACTGACTGGTCCCGTCGAGACGTCACCCGTCGTCGTCGACGGCACGGTCTTCGTCGGCGACGAGGAGGGGCGGGTCCACGCGCTCGTCGGCGAGTCGGTCGCAGTGGAGACAGAAGGCTGTCGCGTCGCCGAGCGGACGCCGACGCCACAGCCGTCGAGCGAGGACAGTGACAACGACGGCGTCCCCGACAGACAGGACTACGCTCCGCGAGACAGCAGCGTCCAGCGACGGAGCGACCTCACCACGGCCGACGAAGAAGAGCCGGGATTCTTCGCGGGCGTCGGCGTCGGGACGGCGGTCGCCGCGTTCGGGGCCGGGACGGGCTGGTGGCTCGGCCAACGTGGCGACGGAGAGTAA
- a CDS encoding aldo/keto reductase: MNYRTLGDSGIEVSEVGFGAWVVGTDWWGDRSDEETIEMVQLALDQGITYFDTGDVYGHGESEKLLARALNEYRDEITLGTKIGYDFYNHPQAGHGELPKNLEPDWIRTCVERSLDRLDTDHIEYLQLHNANVDEVTPEVMETLEQLREEGVVDALGWAMGPSIGWLAEHEAAADLDFDGLQTVFNVFEQTPGRHALDHIEEIGADTSVIARVPHSSGLLNEHVRPDTELEAGDHRGFRPDAWYETGWEKLETLRFLERDGERTMGQAAIQWLLSHDAVASVTPTFYTADDIREWAAASETPPLSDEEVQRVEELYQDNFGIDRADGMDSLRSSMGGEDIRAAGVDKQVADD; encoded by the coding sequence ATGAACTACCGTACGCTCGGTGATTCCGGCATCGAAGTGAGCGAAGTCGGCTTCGGCGCGTGGGTCGTCGGGACGGACTGGTGGGGCGACCGCTCGGACGAGGAGACCATCGAGATGGTCCAACTCGCGCTGGACCAGGGCATCACCTACTTCGACACGGGCGACGTCTACGGCCACGGCGAGAGCGAGAAGCTGCTCGCTCGGGCACTCAACGAGTACCGCGACGAGATTACGCTCGGGACCAAAATCGGCTACGACTTCTACAACCATCCCCAGGCCGGTCACGGCGAACTGCCGAAGAACCTCGAGCCCGACTGGATTCGGACCTGCGTCGAGCGCAGCCTCGACCGACTCGACACCGACCACATCGAGTATCTCCAGCTGCACAACGCCAACGTCGACGAGGTGACCCCCGAGGTCATGGAGACGCTCGAACAGTTGCGAGAGGAGGGCGTCGTCGACGCACTCGGCTGGGCGATGGGTCCCTCCATCGGCTGGCTGGCCGAACACGAGGCCGCTGCGGACCTCGACTTCGACGGTCTCCAGACCGTCTTTAACGTCTTCGAGCAGACGCCGGGCCGCCACGCACTGGACCACATCGAGGAGATTGGCGCGGATACCTCCGTCATCGCCCGCGTCCCGCACTCCTCGGGACTGCTGAACGAACACGTCCGGCCCGACACGGAACTCGAAGCTGGCGACCACCGCGGCTTCCGCCCCGACGCGTGGTACGAGACGGGCTGGGAGAAACTCGAGACCCTGCGGTTCCTCGAACGCGACGGCGAGCGGACGATGGGGCAGGCCGCCATCCAGTGGCTCCTCAGCCACGACGCCGTCGCCTCCGTCACGCCGACGTTCTACACCGCCGACGACATCCGCGAGTGGGCCGCTGCCTCCGAGACGCCGCCACTCTCCGACGAGGAGGTTCAGCGCGTGGAGGAACTCTACCAGGACAACTTCGGCATCGACCGCGCCGACGGCATGGACAGCCTCCGGTCGTCGATGGGTGGCGAGGACATCCGCGCCGCCGGCGTCGACAAGCAGGTCGCCGACGACTGA
- a CDS encoding acyltransferase: MTKRHVSLPEEAESGLQAFIDEVDERLSGDESTCTVVEDTLIDLFGDRDAYERWQAGADVSPAERVRLQGYDPCNSTLESEYYAEKDEERYKRSKHLQWLWRQFDATPMADNVEFALRFRQMLANHLFDEAGDNLRIFKGVSFSYGHNISIGDNTVVHDNVHLDDRGKLTIGNRVSISDNAHLYSHDHDVVDQTEVRNFHTVVEDDVRITYDAMVRAGSRVGENAIVGARANVQGDVPAHHIVVGAPAQSVKIKPGFEDEAEEIGDGKLVSRQDEREIPYDLPENFEPFDEFQRDVGGPVTPHKQP; this comes from the coding sequence ATGACCAAGCGCCACGTCTCCCTGCCCGAGGAGGCAGAATCCGGGCTACAGGCGTTCATCGACGAGGTCGACGAGCGACTCTCCGGCGACGAGAGCACCTGTACAGTCGTCGAAGACACGCTTATCGACCTCTTCGGCGACCGCGACGCCTACGAGCGGTGGCAGGCTGGTGCGGACGTCAGCCCCGCCGAGCGCGTCCGACTGCAGGGCTACGACCCCTGTAACTCCACACTGGAGTCCGAATACTACGCCGAGAAGGACGAAGAGCGGTACAAACGCTCGAAACATCTCCAGTGGCTCTGGCGGCAGTTCGACGCGACGCCGATGGCCGACAACGTCGAGTTCGCGCTGCGGTTCCGCCAGATGCTCGCGAACCATCTCTTCGACGAGGCGGGCGACAACCTCCGCATCTTTAAGGGCGTCTCCTTCTCCTACGGCCACAACATCTCCATCGGCGACAACACCGTCGTCCACGACAACGTCCATCTCGACGACCGCGGCAAACTGACCATCGGCAACCGGGTCTCTATCTCCGACAACGCCCACCTCTACAGCCACGACCACGACGTCGTCGACCAGACCGAGGTGCGGAACTTCCACACCGTCGTCGAGGACGACGTCCGGATCACCTACGACGCGATGGTCCGCGCTGGCTCCCGCGTCGGCGAGAACGCCATCGTCGGTGCCCGCGCGAACGTCCAGGGCGACGTACCCGCCCACCACATCGTCGTCGGCGCGCCCGCACAGAGCGTCAAGATCAAGCCCGGCTTCGAGGACGAGGCCGAGGAGATCGGCGACGGCAAACTCGTCAGTCGCCAAGACGAACGAGAGATTCCCTACGACCTCCCCGAGAACTTCGAGCCCTTCGACGAGTTCCAGCGGGACGTCGGCGGTCCCGTGACGCCGCACAAGCAGCCCTGA
- a CDS encoding DUF7577 domain-containing protein, with amino-acid sequence MEWFAWVALYAVALVVFQVLVYRYLWTQEEPFERRTARSSESEGPERARHVGPEPSTGVWTESRPADVDGLTGDRSCPHCGETNEPEPMFTFCRNCAGRLA; translated from the coding sequence ATGGAGTGGTTCGCCTGGGTCGCACTCTACGCCGTGGCCCTCGTCGTGTTCCAGGTCCTGGTCTACAGATATCTGTGGACGCAGGAGGAGCCGTTCGAGCGGCGGACCGCCCGGTCCAGCGAAAGCGAGGGACCGGAGCGTGCCCGACACGTCGGTCCCGAACCCTCGACGGGCGTGTGGACCGAGTCGCGGCCCGCCGACGTCGACGGTCTCACCGGCGACCGCAGCTGCCCGCACTGCGGTGAGACGAACGAGCCGGAGCCGATGTTCACCTTCTGTCGCAACTGCGCCGGGCGGCTGGCGTAG